Proteins from one Triticum aestivum cultivar Chinese Spring chromosome 7A, IWGSC CS RefSeq v2.1, whole genome shotgun sequence genomic window:
- the LOC123154528 gene encoding GTP-binding protein ERG, with protein MRRIVRALRPLQKLTSHTTQFPLPVHRLLSASSSSSSSSAAAASSSSSSAAAASSSSSSAAAASSDSDSAAHDADFNSADFSLPPTDPSPASAAPVRNPLSALCKVRFDPSLRARADEALFGEKNAGVGVEDAVEEERSREVAFALLEAALEPPDEDEEGGPEEVRKEDQMSLSVGIVGAPNAGKSSLTNTAVGSKVAAVSRKTNTTTHEILGVLTEGKTQICFFDTPGLMLGHHGFPHRDVTVRVESAWSSVNLYDLLIVMFDVNRHLKMPDSRVIKLIKRLGAEVNPNQKRILCMNKVDLVDDKKDLLKVAKQFEDLPGFERYFMVSGLKGKGVKDLVQYLMDQAVRRPWDEEPATMTEEVMKTISLEVVREKMLDHIHQEIPYVIEHRLMDWKELKDGSLRVEQHFIAPKQSQRQILVGKNGSKIGRIGIEANEELRSIFKRDVHLMLQVRVAKKRSS; from the exons ATGCGCCGCATAGTCCGAGCTCTCCGGCCGCTCCAAAAGCTAACCTCTCATACCACCCAGTTTCCTCTCCCCGTCCACCGCCTCctctccgcctcttcctcctcatcctcctcctccgccgctgccgcctcctcatcctcctcctccgccgctgccgcctcctcatcctcctcctccgccgctgccgcctcctcaGACTCCGACTCCGCCGCCCACGACGCTGATTTTAACAGCGCTGACTTCTCCCTCCCACCTACGGACCCATCCCCAGCCTCCGCCGCACCCGTCCGCAACCCCCTCTCCGCACTTTGTAAGGTCCGATTCGACCCCTCCCTCCGCGCACGCGCCGACGAGGCGCTCTTCGGGGAGAAGAATGCAGGGGTGGGAGTGGAGGACGCGGTGGAGGAAGAGCGGTCGCGGGAGGTGGCGTTCGCGCTGCTTGAGGCCGCCCTGGAGCCGCCCGACGAGGACGAGGAGGGGGGCCCCGAGGAGGTCAGGAAGGAGGATCAGATGTCGCTCTCCGTCGGGATCGTCGGTGCGCCCAACGCCGGCAAGTCGTCGCTCACCAACACTGCT GTTGGCTCAAAAGTGGCTGCAGTCTCCCGCAAGACAAATACAACAACTCATGAAATTTTGGGCGTGCTGACAGAAGGGAAAACTCAGATA TGCTTTTTTGATACCCCAGGTCTCATGTTAGGGCACCATGGGTTTCCTCATAGGGATGTCACCGTTCGTGTGGAGAGTGCCTGGAGCTCAGTTAACCTCTATGATTTACTAATAGTAATGTTTGATGTCAATAGGCATCTGAAAAT GCCTGATTCCCGAGTAATAAAGTTAATCAAACGATTGGGTGCCGAGGTAAACCCAAACCAGAAACGTATATTATGCATGAATAAGGTTGACCTAGTGGATGACAAAAAAGACTTGCTGAAGGTTGCAAAGCAATTTGAAGATCTTCCTGGATTTGAGCG GTACTTCATGGTTTCTGGACTAAAAGGCAAAGGAGTGAAGGACCTTGTACAATACTTGATGGACCAG GCAGTGAGAAGACCTTGGGACGAGGAACCGGCGACAATGACTGAAGAAGTAATGAAAACCATATCATTGGAGGTTGTGCGAGAGAAGATGCTGGATCATATTCACCAA GAAATCCCATATGTAATTGAGCATCGGCTGATGGATTGGAAGGAGCTAAAAGACGGTTCTCTTAGGGTGGAACAACACTTTATTGCACCAAAGCAAAGCCAACGGCAGATCCTTGTTGGAAAAAATGGCTCTAAGATCGG GAGAATCGGGATTGAAGCCAATGAAGAATTGCGGTCCATATTCAAGAGAGATGTCCATCTGATGCTCCAAGTTAGAGTTGCTAAGAAGAGGAGTTCTTGA